The sequence TACCAGTGGTTCAGAATCTACAGACGGCAGCAGCGTGTTGTAGTAAGGAAACGGGAGAATGATTGAGTCCTGGTATTTCTACGACCGGTCGGCATGTACATGTATGTAACGGTTGTCATGGAGACCGTGACCTCCAAGATGCCCCTCTCTGCTGCTGCTCTCCAACAGTCACGTTTGGATATTGTTTGACCTCCCCTACCATCCTCCTCACCGTGTGTTAGCGAGTAAAACATCCAGCCTGGTGCGCCACCAGCTCCAGCTTATTGCTCTGAATGAAGATATCAGGAACTTTAGGTGGAAGGCTATCTTCCTGACGCCATTTTCTAACTCATGAAAATGAACACAGAACATACATCTATCTGCCTTAGTTGAATTTTAGGAATttaatcaaattaaaggttgggtTTTTATGAAATTTTCAGTTTGAGATTTTGCAATAAAGGATGAATTTATTCTATGGCTTCTAACTCCTCTTGACCAGAGGGGGCAGTAGCTGTACTGTACTTTGCAGCTCATAATGCCGTTGATTGGTGGTTTCTGTTTCATCATCAGGTCACCCGTTGACGGACGCCTCTTCCTAGCCTACCCACGCGACTCGAACTCCGCTGCTTTCCCTCAGCTACAAATCCTGGAAGACGGAGGCTCCGATATCGTCTCGGTAGTTGTAGGATAACCTCAGAAGTTGCACACCGAAACATTTTGTCCTTTTAGTAATGTTCCACAACATCTTGTCCATCTCGCACAGAGATTTATCCACGATCCATACGCCACCACATTTGGGGGATTCTCCAAAGTCACCAATTTCTTCCGTGCCGCCCTCCGCCCTCCTGAGACCTCCGTCACGCGGACCAATCAGGGTCCGGGTCTGCCGTCGCAGCCCGACGACGAGCCTGGATTTGAGCTCATCACCTGTGTAAGAAAAAGGATGTAAAAGCAACATGGCAGGGTCATAACCGTGATCAGGGCTGAGCTGCTTATGTTTGTGATTGTTTGTTCCATCCAGGGCGTGGAGCTTGGTCCCAGGCCGGCAGTAACCAGGGGACGAGCTCTGGACCAATGGGAGGAGTTTCTGGACTCTGAGGGACGTGTGAAGGAACCTCAGAAAGTCAAAGAACTCGTGTTCAGAGGGGTAAAACAGGACAAAGAGTAACAGAGCATTGATCATTTGTAAAATAACACaaactaaatatatataaaccTTACAGGGTATCACTCCATCACTCAGGAAGGAAGTGTGGAAGTTCCTCCTTGGTTTTTATCCCTGGAAGAGCACCTCAACGGAAAGAGAGGACATTCTTCGAGTCAAAACGTTGGTGCTCACATTCATACATGCTCAGCTTTTCAAGACCATCTGTTGAATAAGACAGTTGTGTGTCTGCAGGGATGAGTACTTCAGGATGAAGGTGCAGTGGAAGTCCGTGAGTGAAGAGCAGGAGATGAGGAACTCCCTCCTCAGAGGGTACAGGAGCCTGATAGGTCAGCTCTGCCATACGCCAAATGACAAAAGACTTGTTTGTTATTTTCTGTGAGCCCTGCAGCAGATGTTGATGCTGAACCGCCTTTGTTCTGCTGTCCTCGGcagagagggacgtcaacaggACGGACAGGAACAACACGTTCTTCTCCGGCAACAACAACCCCGGCCTGACTCTGCTGCATGACGTGCTGATGACGTACTGCATGTACAACTTCGATCTTGGTGTGTCTTTGGGAAAGAACGGAGCTGGACTCTGTGTCAGTTTATGATTTATCATGGGAGGAGAAGATTGATGCCACATGTCTCCTGAGTTTCATTGACCACATTAAACCTTCTGAGGAGACAAATTCCTCTAATTTGACCAAAATAAAAGTAGAGACAGTCATGTAAAAAGAAGGTACACCCTCTTTCGACCAAGTTCTCCTATTACTCTGGAGGGTTGCAAACAGTTATATCTGATCAGtcttaaggtctggactttgactaggccattgcaacACCTTTCTGTTCTCGAGCTCTTGCTGTGGTTTAGACCTATGTTCATCTGTCAAGACAGATGACCTCAAATTTGACTCTTCAGTACACAGAAGAGTTTATGGTTCCCAGTTCCTgtagctgcaaaacaagcccaaataaTCACTCCTCCACCGCCGTGCTCGATAGTTGGATTGAGGTGTTGGTGTTGatatgatgtttggttttctccaaacatggtgctTGGTATTCTGACCAAACCTctcaactttggtctcatctgacccaGGAACATTGGTCCAGAGGTTCCAAACCAAGTCAAGCTgccacatttgtttttagagagaagaggaTTTCTCCATCAGCTCTTCCAAACAAGCCATGATTGTTCAGTTGTTGTTTCATTGTCCTGGGATGAACTTTAACCTGTAACATGCTGAGGCCTGTGGcctctgagatggagctcttgggtttttgCAATTCCTCTGGGTATTGCAGAATCTGACCTTTGGGGGAATATTCTCTTGTTAAGCAGCCATCTTAAAGGTTGTCCACTTTTAAAAGATCTTTCTCTCTGTAGGACAACAGTCTTCAGATAAAAATGTCCTTGGAAACCTTCCTAAATCCATAGACATCAACTGTTGCTTCTTACAGAAGTGGCAATACCTGCTGCTTTAATAAAGAGCTTTAAGTAGCAGCATCTGGCTGGAGATCATTTATTTCTCCTGATACTCCAAACTCCTTGAATTAAAAGAGGGCGTACTTACTTTTTACTGTCCTTTTTTCCTAACAATCTGAGTTTTTACTCGTCCCTCTAACGTCTTCCTTGTGTTTTTGTCCAGGTTATGTCCAGGGGATGAGCGACCTCCTCTCTCCGATCCTGTTTGTCACTCAGAATGAGGTGGAGTCCTTCTGGTGTCTGACTGGCTTCATGGAGCTGGTGGTTAGTTGAGAACTTCATCAGTAACTAACGACCTCAGAATTTCAGCGCAGAACTGGTTTCTgtagttttcattttatttacttcTCTCTACCTATAGGCTTGCATTTAGGCCTGGATATTGTTGTTTCCTTTTTCTGTGCAGTTGCTGGAATGGCATGCATCAAGAATCTTATCTTTTTGCTCCTTGTGTTTTTGCAGCACCAGAACTTTGAGGAGTCCCAGGAGGCTATGAAGCAGCAGCTCCTTCAGCTCAGTATCCTGCTGAAGGCTCTGGACCCAGAACTGTGCGACTTCCTCGGTTAGTTCACCTGCTTTTTCTTCCAGTCAGACTCCGTAGTGAAATGAGCCCTGGTCAGCTCTGAGGCAAATGATTCGTGGAAAAGTAGGTCAGAGAAGGAAGAAGAAAGCAGATGAGCGTCTTTCATGCAACCATTTATGCGCTATTCTCAACACTTTgcacatttttctgtctttatttttggTGAAAATAAGAACACTGAAAGTCTTATTTATGCCGCTTAGACTCGCAGGACAGCGGCTCGCTTTGCTTCTGCTTCCGCTGGCTGCTCATCTGGTTCAAGAGGGAGTTTTCCTTCGAAGATATCCTCACCTTGTGGGAGGTGAGTGCTTCAcagcagtgattttttttttttaccgaaataatctgaaaagtgtggcatgcatttttatcCAGCCCCCTTTACCTTAATACCCTGAAATAAAAGGCAACCCGTTGCCTACATACGTCACCTAATAGTACCATTCAACGCATTTTGGCACAAATGCAAACCCACTTAGACAAGGGTGTCCAAAGGGCGGTCCGGGGGCCATTTGTGGCCCTCTGAATGATTTTGTTCGGCCCCCAACAACCGTTTAAGCACAGGTGGTTGATGCAGACGGAAACTATCTTTATTTTTAGGGGAAGACAcataaaatgtcattaaaaatgTTAGATACAACACGCAGTATTTCTCTGTTATTACCCGTGTTTCTGCCTTCATTTTAAATAGAACCCCAAGCACACCCACACCACAACCCCCATTGATTAAACTTCTCTAAACAGAGCAAACGCTGACCAATGTCCCACTCTTGTTGCTAAACTTAGACTGAAAACGTTTAAAAGAGGATTTCTAGCCCAAAAttgaaaacatttgacccaaaaCTCAGTCGTACAAGATTATCAAATATTAAACTACTTTGCttgtttcattaaaatcttTCATGTCATGGCAAATAGAAGCTGTCAAAGGTAAAAGACATAAAGTTCTTAATGAACATCAAGCTCACAATTTAGGTTGAAAAGGGCAGAGTACCACTGAGCTATGCAGCTAACAAGAGACCAGATTAAACCCTAAAACAGTTTGAGTTAACAGCAAGTATCATTTCTCTTTGCACGTCGTCTCCTCCGCAGGTCCTCTGGACTCGACTTCCATGTGACAACTTCCACCTGCTGATCGCCTGCTCCATCCTTGAGTCCCAGCGAGGAGAGCTGATTGGCTCAGACCACGACTTCAACACCATCCTCAAGGTCTTCCCctatctttattattattaatgcatCCTGTAATATGTACATGTGCAGGCAGACATGTTCATCTTCCTCATCATGACTGGTTTGCAGCATATTAATGAGCTGACGATGAAGCTGGACCTGCAGACCGTCCTGCGGGAGGCGGAGGCCATCTACCTGCAGTTTGTTTGCTGTAAAGTGAGTAAAGGTTCACACCCTGTGATTCAGTAAATAGTCGGTGCTGTTTTAGTTGTTCTTGTAGCCAGCAGCAAATTATTCATACAGGttggactttttcacattttgtcaaattttaatgtgtttaattagaactttatgtgatagaccagcacaaaattTAATCTGATTCCTCTAAATACAATCAGATTAGTTcatttctagaattgcgccgctcaaggtggcagcaggttggagtagctctgttacttttgattctgatttaatcttttttgggaactattcctcttgtggtggatacagttgattttttttggacgactgtccactccggtgtcggatgctgtgcagcttggaggatttttcttaatgctttctatttttggacatttgttatgatgcattgccatggcaacgtggttgtttcttacaaccgggagcagctgattaatatctcaaaagctcaaataatacttcagctacaaccccaaatccctgatgagttgaaaaggagaaatACATTAGAACAGTTTAGATCAGAGCATtttcatttgttagaatggcccagtcaaagtccagacctaaatccatttgAGAATCTATTACAAGGCTTGAAAATGTATGTCCACAAATACTATCCATTCAGTCTGAAGGAGACTGGGCTAAACGTTTGTAGATGAGCAAAGCTGGTACCTTTAAAGACCCGGAGCAGAAACTGGTTCTACAAGATGTTGACTCAGGGGAGGTAGATGTAAATGCAAGTTACTGTATCAGTTGTCCAAAATTTTGAGTATCAGCTAAACagtgacactttttttttaccctttacGTTGATTgctgattttaattttttcagttcTGGGTCAAAAGCTTTGATGATTTTTTCCTTCACAGATATAGAGGAAAAGTGGGTAAAAGCGCAGCCTAACTCTAAagaataactttaaaacacCTCTAGAAAGCATGAAGAACTATTGGTGAATTGTGGCTGCTTGGTTGCAGAAttatagaaattatttttaacactgtGGCATTACTTTACATAGTTGTTTaagaaacccccccccccctttttgtAGGACATCTGGAAATGTTTCTAGCATTTTTCTGCTGTCGTTTCTTTGGCTGCTCGCTtatctttgtgtgttttagggGTTTCTGCAATGACTCTGCTGCAAAAATTGAAAAGCCTTGAAATTGATTCTAGGAAATGTTGAAGAACCCTGTTCTGTGTATAGTGAAGATAAGGATAAGTGGTGAGTTTGTTATTTCGTGAGGCCCCTTCACATCTTTGTAGCAGATGTGGGAAAATGCAGTGGACTCCTTCCTGGAAACATCATCTACAGCCTGTATTTTATGTCACATAGAACATAAAATGTGCCAAACTAAGAGCTCCTTGCTTGCTGCATCTGTTGTCCCTGTCCCGGAGTTGAcacattttccatttatttaaataagtcTGGAGCTCAAGAACCATGTGTGAAATGTTTGTTATGCAACAGGAAGAAAAGTTCTTAAGAGATTTATAAAGCCTAGAAAAACAGCTCGCACAAATTCCTGATTAACCCAGAGCGCTGCCGTAACTTCCCTCTTTCCGCCTTCCTCTTTTCACATTCAGGAGCTTCCCCGCAAAGTGAAGCAGGTGTTGGGCCTCTCTGTCCCGTCCAGCTCCGAGGAGGACAGCTCAGGGTCCCAGAGAAGTGAGACAGAACAGCTCCTCGGTCAGACGGAGGGAGGAGCTGCTTCAGCGCACGTTCCCACCTACCCTTAAATCTCAGTTCAGCTGCAAAATATAAAGTAtacattaacaaaaacaaagactatTGTTACTTCTTTTTGGATACAGGGGGCGCTGTGTGACCATTATACCCATACATGCAGTGCTTTGTTCagtatgtcttgtttttttgtcccATGTAGCTGTTGTTCTGTCTTTTCTCCATTTAATGCTGCTCTTTTACTCCTTATTAAATGGTTTACTtcagtttatttccttttaacgaggtttatatttaaattttcctACAGTGTATCTGAAAAgctatgaagaagaagagtaaACTGACAGACAGAACCGTGTTATCGCTACATGTTGCCATTCAGGCCCTATGCAAAGTGTTTTGCATGCCTTTCAGTTCTCACTCtgcttacttttattttaaaactaattattgCATCATAAAATAAAGGTCTCAATCTTACTGAAACAAGCCAAGGTTTTCATATGTGTACATCTCTACttatatttcttgtttttgataTTTGGAAAGTGGTGAACTGCAGTTGTAAGAAGTTTTCTATAAACTCATGATGGGTGTGAATGTTAAGGAGTTTTTGGATGTTCTGGATTTATTTGAACACATCATCTTTTCATGGTGAATGAAGAAGAAGAACctgcaacatctaaagctcagCAGGGATCACTTACCTGAGTTAAGGTGTTTCAACAATCAGAAAGATAGACTAGGACAAGATGGGCTCCACGGCAGAGTTTCAAGCCCAGAACCTCTGTGGACCAAAAAGCATCTTGATTCCCAAGATGTTTGGTAATTTATTCATTAGAGTGAGGAGACACAAGTAAAACTTTATGTAAGATGAATGGCacattacatctggtgtaaaactaacagagcatttaaattaattaaattctactaacagtcaaacatggtggtggtagtgtgatggtctgggactgctttgctgGTTCTGGACCCGGACAATCTGCTGTAACAGATGAAATAATGAATTCCAACCATCAGTTTGACCTTACCTCAAGGGTACTTGGATTATGCAGCATCAAAGTGATCAAAGTAGACCAACAAGTCTTCCTCTGAAATGCTTAATACAATCAAATGAAggtttggagtggcctagtcaaagtcctaaCCTACATCTAATCAAAATACTGTGGTGTGGTTTTAATTAAGCTGTTCCTGCtccaaacccccccccccaatgtAGATTAAAACACTTCTTCAAAGAGGAGTGGGCCACAGTTTAGCCATAGCGATGTAAAAGATTCACTGTCAGTTCTTAAAAACCCTTGATGCCAGGTTTTGACATCAGGATTGGAACAGCCACTAGGGGGCAGTTACCTttccacatagggccaggttggtttgattGCCTTTTTTCTCTTAATTAAAGTAATCATTTCAATACTAGGGTTTGCATTTCCTCAGGTTGCCTTTGTctgatttggaaatgtttttaatcatgtaaaatatttaagtgacaaaaaaggaaaaacagaagaaatctgtacaCTCTCACCTAAGtattttaattagtaacgctaaAAGTTCCAGAATGGCTTTTGATTTGATAAGATCGATGCCCATTAACTTCTGGTTACTAATCATGATGGATTGCAGCTGGTAGTTTCTCTTGGCAGCATAAAATGACTTGTTTGGCAGAACCCACTGGACTGAACAATACTCAGAACAACAGGAAAATCCAGTGAAGATTTAAGAAGTGCAGATATAGATTTATGCATGTTGGGGAAACTCTTTTGGAACCATTTCTGAACAACTGCAAATACCAAAAGCATTAGTTCAGAAAATTTATTTAACTAAAATGTATATAGACGTTTTGACACGATCTGAGAGAAAATCCAAACCTTCACCCTTAGTGAAAGGAAATAGGTCAGGATGTTCAGGAACCAGGTACAAGCTGGATATGACGTGAAaactgctggaacaccagtgttaTTGTCCTCAGTGAGGCAAGTTAGACATTAGCATGGATGGAGAGGGTGCCTGCTGCATAACTGACACCAAGCTCAACTAAAATGTACAGCTTTTAAGATGAACAAGCCAAAGATTTTATTGTCAGACAACACAAAGACTGAGCTATTTGgccaaaatgaaaagaagaatATTTGGAGGAGTCAAGGCAAGGCTTTCTGAGATCATTATACCAagtgtcaaacatggtggtggcagcatcatgatgtggagcTTTTTAGTTATCAGTAGAACTGGTGTGGACAGGgcgtggcgctggtggtgtagggggttATGCGTGCAACCCATGtatggaggcctcagtcctcaaCGCAGGCTGACGCAAGATTGAATCCCGGCCCCTTACCCCACTCTTTCCACatcatttcctgtctgattactgtcaaaaaatactttgaaaaaataataaaggccactagaactgaaaaataactttaaaaaaaagaactggTATGGACAGACTAATGAAGAAggaaaactaaattatttaagcTTGCCTTAAAACGGCATCTGGAGGGCTGACTTGGATACACAATTAGGTGTTAAAATGGGACAATCATCCTGAAGACATCTTAATGGGCTTCAGATTGGACAAAACAAGCTAACATTAAGTTTCTGGAACATCCCTGAACTGTAGTCTGTTGAAAATGTATGGATTATGCTTAAAAATATAATCTGTCACAGGAAACTGTGCCAGTCCTGCCAGGAAGGGTGGTCAAACTTTGAGGCAGAATTATGACAGAAGCTTTTAAAAGAATGCAAAAAAACCTGTGGTCAAGCTCGCTAAGTAGCATCCATTCATTGTCAACCCTTGTTCATGCAGGTTCACAGGGGTGCTGGTGCCCacctccagcagtcattgggcaacCATCACAGTCCAACACAGGTTAAACAACCATGCACCCACTCATACCTGAGGGTGACTATTCAATCTAACAGtcgtgtttttggactgtgggaggaacccgactgggattcaaacccagaaccttcttgctgcaaggcatcaATGCTAAACACTGCACCCCAACAgtaaattttaatttgtaaaacccAATTGTAGCTTTTAAAAATCCCCGATCTTTGattaaaacaaagacacaaaagtgCACATGAACACCCAATCCTGTAACGCATACTTGTTTATGTTGTGTTTAAACTTGTGGAGTAGTTAAACTCTCGCCTCTCATCCACCACCCCTCTCCTCCCCCAGTGACCAGCAGGTGTCTGTGTTCAGTAAAAGGCTGTGGAGAAAATTGGACCTCTGTTCTCCACTGTCCCGAGAAATGAGCTGGAAAATGAGGGGCGGGATGCCACACCTCCTTCTCAGGACCCGTTGCACTCCTCCTTTGGCTCGTCTCCATCTCCCACCCTCTCCATCCGTGCTGTTTGAATACAGCTGCGACGTATGAATTTAGCAGGCTGCTTAAACAAGCCGGCGGTCTGTCGCTCTTTTACTCCTGCTCCCTCCCTCCAACCCTTCTGGACCACCCCAATCTGACCTCAGTAGACTGACAGAGCCAAACTCACTCAGCCCTTCATTCAAACTCAATCTGCTTTCAGTTCCTGGTCAAAGGCCTTGTCAACAGCTTTAAACCCGAGAATATTCTCTCCCTAATTCTACAACTGACTAAATGTTGGAGGATTATCGTCTCTTTATGGCGTCATTATATAGAAGCTCTTATCTGTGTTCATAGATCTGGTCTCTGTGATGTGATTCTAGTctgaaaaatgtcaaatattGAATATATTTGTTGATTTTTATTCAGTCCACCTCAAGAACACCAATCCCGCCCACGTCAGATCCGTTTTGTCTTAAGTTTAAGCCTAAAAGTGAGATAAATTTCACAcaatttgttacattttgagTCAGTTTTACAATCTGATCTTCAaattattgcagcagcataatcttaCTGTTaagtattttagaaaaatccagGTTTTAatctgagtacatttattcattgtGGTGGAAATGATCccacatgaaaaaaatattgtcttTAACAGAACTATTTTTTATTCCTAAAAATGTAACATAATTGAAATACTGTTTTAGTTTAAACGTTACTTTTTATGTAGATCCGAGTGTGCATAAACCTTAGTTGGTATGCCACGACTTAATGTTTCCCTAGGGTATAAATATGACGAGATACAGAGGCCCACAtctcttagccactcttcaaaataggaaagacatTAGAACATGCCAATTCAAGAAAGGCAGATTTGTGTTGATGTTTTAAGTCAGGCAATGGCTACAAGCTCCAAGCTCCCCTAAACTCACCACTACGATGCCtcacaaaagcaaaacaaccacaaacttcaatgtattttatctgtattttatgtgatacaccaacgAAAAGTTGCACATAATTGAGAAAtgggaagaaaaagaaacatgtttttcaaaaggttttaaaaaatctgaaaattgtgtcATGCATTTGTTCTCAACTACACTAATGATGCTTAAAGTAAATCCAGTGCTGCCAatttccttcagaagtcaccttattaataaatagagtccagctgtgtttaatttaacctcagtataaatccagctgatcTCCGAACACCTCAGAGAACTCAGAGAATATTAcaggaacacatcagacaggtcagggagaaagttctggagaGATCAGAAGCACGGTTAGGGTATAAATCAAGctcccaaactttgaacatctcatagagCTCTGTTatatccatcatctgaacatggacagaggatggaccaactgcagacctacctaGACCCCACCTTAACTGCTAGGAGAACTTTAATTAGCTAAGCAGCCAGGAGGACCATTGTAACtatagaggagctgcagagatccacagctcaggtgggagaaaatTTTGACACAACTGTTGGTTTTGCACTCTGAAAATCTGGCCTTAATGGAAGTGGGACAAGATAAGAAACTTAGAAATGTAAAGGATGTCTTGTTTACTCCTTGCCAttagccatgtaggggacacagagGGCCTTTAGAGGGTTCTCTGGTCTGAGGAGATGAGATTAAGGTTTTTGAACACTGTAGACacacactgtgaaacatggtgatggcagcatcatgctgtatagatgcttttcttcaacatggAAAGGGAAgccggtcagagttgatgggaaagaGGATGGAActaaacctggaagaaaacctattagaggtTACAGAAGACTGGggtggaagttcaccttccaacaggacaatgaccctaaacatacagccagagatcgAATAGAACGGACCTACATCCAGAATCTGTGGCataattttaaagatttctGCTGCTAGACGTGCAAAGTTggtggagacataccccaaaagattttcagctgtaactgcagcacaGGGCGACACAATGTTAGCCCAGggtgctgaacacaaatgcatgccacagattcttaacatttttgaaaactatcagtttttcaattttagaatcatgcattattttatgttggtctattatATCAGTCCAATGAATAACATTGAAGTTTGAAGTTATAACGTGACGAAATATGTAAAattttatgaatacttttgcactgtTCAGTCCCTGGTTTTCCCTTTCTCCTACTCAAGAATCACTTGTGTTCACGGTTTCACGGTTTCATGGTTTAAATGCATTTCCTAGTCAGTCAATTATTTAAGATTTTTTCCAActgccacactttttgtttCCATAAAAGCTTGGTGATTCATTTTCTCTATTCTAATGCCTAAAGGTCTGTATTTGAGTCCATTCTGTCAAAGTCTTATGCAATATTTTGACAAAACTGAGTtaaaaatagttaaataaaggtttttttaatCAGGCCTGGATGTGTTCAGATCTGTCAGACGCTGAAACGATTTGGAGCagtttgaaattaaaaaaaccCATAGGACATAATTTTATATACAGTCTTAAATAGAAGGGCATTATGGTCACTGTGTCCTGGTTTATTTGCATATTTGGAAATAATGTTTGATCAAAAAAGTTAAACATGCTCCTGAATGCATGCATTTTCGCCAAACACAGACAAAAGTAGCCAACTTTGTTCAGACGCAGTTAAAGCAGCGTATCACTGCTTTGTTAAAACAGCATGAATAATTGATCCGTCCATTTAACTCCCGATTGAAACACGAGCTGCCATTGAGGTCCTAAATGTGTGAAAAGCCACCTGTAATGACCATGTCAAATACAATCTGTATCTCTGCTGGTGAGTGTGACCCTATTGTGGCCCTCAGTGGGGTCCCGggggagtgtgtgtgttttggagaGTGCCTGTTCCATGAATGCGTGAAGTGTGTGCTCAGCCAGCAGCAGGCAGAAGGCCGGGGCCTGTTGTCTGACACTGATTTGTAAAGGCAGACAATTCGGCTCATTGACCTGCCCAGCTCCACTGTCTGTTGCACATACCTCGTTTGGCCCTCTCCTGGGGCTTCGCTGCTCTTTAAACTCGGGCGGCAGATTGTCACAGGCGCAGGGAGAAGAGGTTGACAGGAGACAGGTTGCTTTGACAATGAGAAACACATCAGGAATGAAAAAGGATGAAATAATACATAGAAAAAAATCCCTTTCTAAGTTTTTGGCAGCTTGAGATTCTGTTTCTGCTTCCatcaaaatagatttttttctagAATGTACACccctatggatggatggatggatggatggatggatggatggatggatggatggaaggatggatggatggatggatggatggatggatggatggatggaaggatggatggatggatggatggatggatggatgga is a genomic window of Girardinichthys multiradiatus isolate DD_20200921_A chromosome X, DD_fGirMul_XY1, whole genome shotgun sequence containing:
- the LOC124862196 gene encoding TBC1 domain family member 17-like isoform X2, with the translated sequence MSRDAVRWAELSMSRKRDVTFVLEEAKQKMEETVKDYKLIFEKEGVYLHTNAKKTVQETGIPGFIRIVERAGVPALEWSPLEDEGHSAPAVLYSRKDGEGGEEDTNFDPGYEPDWAVISTVKKDREHAQVKDSGQWAFSLPLSELYSLRRARFSLGRNFMVLTSRGGHPLPPLHFHRGGTRELLRALQHYIILDQSPVDGRLFLAYPRDSNSAAFPQLQILEDGGSDIVSRFIHDPYATTFGGFSKVTNFFRAALRPPETSVTRTNQGPGLPSQPDDEPGFELITCGVELGPRPAVTRGRALDQWEEFLDSEGRVKEPQKVKELVFRGGITPSLRKEVWKFLLGFYPWKSTSTEREDILRVKTDEYFRMKVQWKSVSEEQEMRNSLLRGYRSLIERDVNRTDRNNTFFSGNNNPGLTLLHDVLMTYCMYNFDLGYVQGMSDLLSPILFVTQNEVESFWCLTGFMELVHQNFEESQEAMKQQLLQLSILLKALDPELCDFLDSQDSGSLCFCFRWLLIWFKREFSFEDILTLWEVLWTRLPCDNFHLLIACSILESQRGELIGSDHDFNTILKHINELTMKLDLQTVLREAEAIYLQFVCCKELPRKVKQVLGLSVPSSSEEDSSGSQRSETEQLLGQTEGGAASAHVPTYP
- the LOC124862196 gene encoding TBC1 domain family member 17-like isoform X1, with product MSRDAVRWAELSMSRKRDVTFVLEEAKQKMEETVKDYKLIFEKEGVYLHTNAKKTVQETGIPGFIRIVERAGVPALEWSPLEDEGHSAPAVLYSRKDGEGGEEDTNFDPGYEPDWAVISTVKKDREHAQVKDSGQWAFSLPLSELYSLRRARFSLGRNFMVLTSRGGHPLPPLHFHRGGTRELLRALQHYIILDQSPVDGRLFLAYPRDSNSAAFPQLQILEDGGSDIVSVRFIHDPYATTFGGFSKVTNFFRAALRPPETSVTRTNQGPGLPSQPDDEPGFELITCGVELGPRPAVTRGRALDQWEEFLDSEGRVKEPQKVKELVFRGGITPSLRKEVWKFLLGFYPWKSTSTEREDILRVKTDEYFRMKVQWKSVSEEQEMRNSLLRGYRSLIERDVNRTDRNNTFFSGNNNPGLTLLHDVLMTYCMYNFDLGYVQGMSDLLSPILFVTQNEVESFWCLTGFMELVHQNFEESQEAMKQQLLQLSILLKALDPELCDFLDSQDSGSLCFCFRWLLIWFKREFSFEDILTLWEVLWTRLPCDNFHLLIACSILESQRGELIGSDHDFNTILKHINELTMKLDLQTVLREAEAIYLQFVCCKELPRKVKQVLGLSVPSSSEEDSSGSQRSETEQLLGQTEGGAASAHVPTYP